In the genome of Burkholderia sp. PAMC 26561, the window CTGGGTGCTCGTGCACGACGCTGCGCGCCCCGGTCTCACGCCCGAGATGGTGCGCAAGCTCGTGGGTGAGCTGAAGAACGATCCGGTTGGCGGGATTCTGGCGCTGCCGGTGGCGGATACGTTAAAGCGCATCGAGGCAGAAGGCACGGCGCACGACGAAGGGCGCATTGCCCGCACCGAGTCGCGCAACGGCTTGTGGCAGGCACAGACGCCGCAGATGTTCCGTCTCGGCATGTTGCGCGATGCAATCACGCGGGCCCGGCAAGACGGCCACGACCTCACCGATGAAGCGAGCGCCATCGAATGGCTGGGACATGCGCCGCGATTGATTCAGGGGAGTTTGCGCAACTTCAAGGTCACCTATCCTGAGGATTTCGCATTGGCGACAGCCATGCTCGGCGCTGTCTGATATTTCATTTAGCTCACCGCTTAACCTTTTAGGATTATCGATGGATTTCAGAATCGGACAAGGCTACGACGTTCACCAACTGGTCGAGGGACGGCCGCTGATCATCGGCGGGGTGACGATTCCTTACGAACGCGGCCTGCTCGGGCATTCGGACGCCGATGTCCTGCTGCACGCGATCACGGACGCCTTGTTCGGCGCAGCGGCAATGGGCGATATAGGCCGTCATTTTCCCGATACGGATGCCGAATTCTCAGGCGCCGATAGCCGTGTTTTATTGCGCGAGGCATTTGCGCGGGTTTCGGAGGCGGGGTTTGCGATCATGAACGTCGATTCGACCGTGATCGCGCAGGCGCCGAAGCTTGCGCCGTTTATCGAGGCGATTCGCGCGAATATCGCAGGGGATCTGGAACTGCCGTTGAGCCGCGTCAACGTGAAGGCGAAGACCAACGAGAAGCTGGGCTATCTGGGCCGGAAAGAGGGGATTGAAGCGCAGGCGGCGGTACTGTTGATGCGTACGGGAATCGATGCCTGAAAAATGCAGTTGATAATAGTCGCGCCGGAGAATCCTCCGGCGCGCTTGATCGATTTACTTCCCTTCAGCCGTAATCGCCAACTGAGCCGCCACGATCACCGCGGCAATGCGCCCGACATCGCGTAATTGCGTCGTGCTCATGCCTTCGCCTACGAGATTCTCGTAGTGCGATTTCACGCAAAAATGGCACTTCCCGACAATCGATGCCGCCAGCGCAAACATCTCGAAACGCCGTTTATCCAGACCGCCGTGCGTGGCGTACGCATTCATCCGCAAAGCGGCGGGCTGCGTCTTCAGGTCGGCGTTATCGGCCATTTCCAAGTACGGATACCAGACGTTGTTCATGCCCATCAAGGCGGCAGCGGTCAACGCGCCGTTCGTTTCCTCAGCCGACAACACGCCCGACTCGCGAATCAGCGTCACGATCTTCGTAGCCTTCGCGGCATAGGCGGCCGCGAGCGCCACGCCGACGGCATCATTGCCTTCCAGCGATGACCGCGCAATCGTCCCGTCCACGTTCAGCCGGATGTCTTTTGCGTAATCAGGAATCAGTTCTTTAATCGATGCGAGGAATTCCATAAATTTCTCCTATCCAACAACCGATAAAAAAGCCCGCCGGCTCGAGCTTGACTCGTAAAGCGGACGGGCTGAGGCGCAGCCATGAAGGCCTCGCCGGTACATATGCAATTACAGCGTCGTACCGCCGACAGCGCGGTTGCACGGGCAGAGTTCGTCCGTTTGCAGGCCGTCGAGAATACGCAGCACTTCTTCCGGGCTGCGGCCGACGTTCAGGTTGTTCACCGAAACGTGCTGGATCACATTGTCCGGATCGATGATGAACGTTGCCCGCAACGCCACGCCCGCTTCCTTGTCACGCACGCCGAGCTGGTCGATCAGTTCGCCCTTCACGTCGCCGAACGAGTAGTGGTTCAGCTTGCTCAGGTCCTTGTGCTCACGGCGCCATGCCAGCTTGACGAATTCGTTGTCCACGCTGCCGCCAAGCAGCACTGCGTCACGGTCTGCGAAGTCGCCGTTCAGCTTGCCGAACTCGACGATTTCCGTCGGGCAGACGAACGTGAAGTCCTTCGGATAGAAATACAGGATTTTCCACTTGCCAGGAAACGACTGCTCGGTGATCTCTTCAAATGCCGACACGCCATTTTCTTCGTGATTGTTGAAACCCGGCTTTGCAGCTGTAACGGTGAAAGCTTCAACTTTATCGCCCACGGTCTTCATATGAATACTCCTGTGTTCGTTGGAAGAAAAACCAAGACTACCTGATCGCTGTAACGCTCACATGACGCAGCATCAAACTCAAAGCCGTTGATCTGGCGAGAGCGCTGCGTTGAACGAAGTCCACTATAACCCTATTGAGCAATGGTATCAATAGATTTTGACTAACACCCCAGATAGCTTTTAACGAATGGACCGATAGGCATTTGAAACCACCCTGCGCATTGAACGCCATGGCGAAACCCTTGGGCCTGCATGAAACTTCATGAGCGCAGTGTGCGTTTTTCCATGGCCGGAAAGTCGATGGTGACTTCGAACCCTGGGTGCGGCGAACGGTTACGCAGCCGCAGCGTGCCGCGCTGACGCGTCACCAGCCGTTGCACGATCGCCATGCCCAATCCGGTTCCGTTGGCCTGCGTGCGGGCGGTATCGACGCGATAGAAGGGCCGCGTGATCAGCGCAACCTGGTCTTCGGGAATGCCGCGTCCTTCGTCCATTACCGATAACTCCACGCGCCCATGGTTCACACGGGTTTGCAGCGTGATCCGCGCGACGTCATCGGCGGCGCTGCGGCCATACTTGCGCGCGTTTTCCAGCAAATTGCCGATCACGCGACGCACATCGGTGGGATCGCCCTCGACGATCGCGCCTTGCGCCAGATCGGTTTTCATCACCACGCCTTCCTCGGTGAGAAAGCGCGCGGTCATCTCGCCGCCGATCATCGACAGATCCACAGCCTCGGCCATGCGCTGCATCGGCCGCGCATAGTCGAGGAAACGCCCGATGATCATGTCCATCTGTTCGATGTCATCGACCATCGCGAGTTTCGTCGCTTCGTCGGAGGGGCTCATCTCGGTTTCCAGCCGCAGACGCGCGAGCGGCGTGCGCAAGTCGTGCGAGATCCCGGCGAGCATCAGCGCACGGTCGGCATCGAGTTGCTCGAGGTCCTGCACCATCTGGTTGAAGCTTCGATTGGTTTCGGCGGCAACGCCCATGCCGCGTTCAGGAAGCGGTTCGGGTGATTGTCCCGAGCCGACCTTGCGCGCGGCAAGCGCGAGGCGCGCGAACGGCCTGTTGACGAGACTGGTGATGAACGCCGCGCCGAAGAGCGACAGCGCGAGCGCAAAGATGCCCCAGCCGGCCCATTGCAGGCCGGTGACGGTATCGAGCTGATCGCGGTCGAGCGCGACCCAGTAATCGTCGTCGTCGATCTTGAAGCTGATCCAGACGCCCGGGATGTCGTTCACCGATTGCGCGATGACCGTGTCGTTGCCCAGGCGGCCGCGAACGTCGCGCTCGATCAGACGGTTCAGCGATTCGTCGGGCTGGAGACGGTATTTATCGGTGGTTTCGCGCGGATACACGCGCACGCCTTCATTGCTTTCCAGATCCTGCAGCAGCGCGCGGCGAAGGTCGGGATCGGAATAAAGGAGGGCGGTGCGGGTGAGCTTGACGACGGCGACCAACTGCAGCGCGACGCGCTGCGCGCGCGGCTCGCGTTCGATCACGCGAAAGCTCTGGAACCAGGCGGCGATGCTCACCGCGATCAACAGCGCGATGAGGGCGAACGTCCGCCAGAACAGGCCGCCGAACGCGAGCGTCAGTAGCCGCCTGTCAATCCGCATGGGTCGTTGACGCTCGTGCTTGTGGCGCGCATGAAGCGCGTTTGCGAGGACTCAATCAGAACTCAACTGGTACTCAATGCTCAAGCCGCGCCGTCCGGAATGAAGACGTAGCCGAGACCCCACACCGTCTGGATGAAGCGTGGGCTGCTCGGGTCCGGCTCGATCAGCTTGCGCAGCCGGGAGATCTGGACATCGAGACTGCGGTCGAAGACTTCGTATTCACGGCCACGCGCCAGTTCCATCAGTTTTTCACGTGACAGCGGCGCACGCGGATGCCGCGCGAAAACCTTCAGCACGGAGAATTCACCCGTGGTCAGCGGGATTTCCTGGCCATTCTTGGTCAGCGTGCGCGTGGCGAGATTCAAGGCAAACTCGCCGAATTCAAACACCTCAGCAGTTTCGGACGGCGCACCCGGCAATTCCGACGGAGACTGCCGGCGCAGCACGGCATGAATCCGGGCCACGAGCTCGCGCGGATTGAATGGCTTCGGAAGGTAATCGTCGGCACCCATTTCCAGCCCGACAATCCGATCCACGTCTTCGCCCTTGGCCGTGAGCATGATGATCGGCGTGCGGTCATTGCTGCCGCGCAGTCGCCGGCAGATCGACAGGCCGTCTTCCCCCGGCAACATCAGGTCGAGCACGAGCAGGTCGAAACGTTCGCGTACCCAGAGCTTGTTCATCGACGGTGCATTTTCAGCGACATAGACATTAAAGCCTTGTTCGCCGAGATAACGCCGCAAAAGATCGCGCAAACGGGGATCGTCGTCGACTACGAGTATTTTTGAGGGATTTTTGGTTTCCATTCCGGCATCTTAGCGCGATTAGAAAGAGGAGCGAGTTTGCGTGAATTATAAGGTAACAGATAGTTACAAAATTTACGGGGACTGTGGCACGACGTAAAGGTTCTATGCGTACACTCCTTTACCTAAGCCCGTCATTCGGTAGATACTCCATTAGTACAACGATTGCGCGTCAGCGACATGGCGGCATGACCGTCCACCTTGCCTGCCACGCAAGCACGCCAAAGAGCCTGAGACTGTCCGGTTGTCGAGCAACGAAGGGAACAACATGAAGGGAGCGCGGCGGCGCAAACCTGTGCGCAACATGCGCATCATCCGACTAACGCTGATCGCTAGCGCGTTTTACGCCGTGTTTGCCGTGCGCAGTGCTTTCGCGCAACCATCCCAATCCTCCAGTCGCAATGCGTCGGCGTTTGACCGGCCGGATTCGTCGTGGGCGTCGTCATCGGGTTATCTGAATTCGGATGCCGGCGAGAATCCAACTGCCGGCGGGTCGAGTGCGCGCCCGCAAAGGAGCCGCAGTTTCGATGGCCGCCTGATGCGCGCACAGCATCGAATGGGCAAGCAGTCTGGAAACACTCAAGCGCAGCAAATGCCTGTCATGCAGCCGCCACCGGTTGACCCGCAACCGCCCGAACGTACGCCACGGCACGGCGTGATGACCGCCGATGAACGCAGGCTGTTGCGCCAGCACATCGAGGAAGCGGTCAGGGATCTGTATAAGCGGTGATTGCTTTCCGTCTGATGCCGGCCGTTCCCGGAACGCAAGCGCGCCTATGAACCGGCGCGATTTTCTTTCTGTTGCTTGCGCACTCGGTGTTTGTGCGATGGCGCCATCGACGATTGCCGTCGCTCGTCAGGTTCAGCCGGCAGCTCAAGGCATGGTGCTGATTCTGGTCGAGCTGAAAGGCGGCGACGACGGCTTGAATACCGTGATTCCGTTTGCCGATCCCGCTTACGCGGACTTGCGTCCGACCATCGGAATCCATCGGGACCATGTGCTGCAGCTCGACGAGCGCAGCGGGCTTCATCCGGCAATGCAGCCGCTGATGCCGCTGTGGCGCGACGGACAGCTCGCAATCGTGCAGGGCATTGGCTACCCGCAGCAGAACCTCTCGCATTTTCGATCGATGGAGATCTGGGACACCGCGTCGCACGCAGACCAGTACCTTCGCGATGGCTGGCTTGCACGGGCGTTTGGCGCGGGAGGCTTCGAAACGACATTGCCCGCCGATCCCATTGGAACGTCAATCAAGACAGCGATGGAAGCGCTTGCAAGCACGCGAGCCTTGTCGGTGATTCGCCTTACGCTCAACGGCTTCGATACTCATCAGAACCAGCCGATACAGCACGCGCGTTTGCTCGGTCAGTTATCGAATGGATTGGCCGCAGTGCGATCCGCACTGACCGAACTCGGTCGATGGAACGACACCCTTGTCATGACGTACTCGGAATTCGGCCGGTGTCCACGTGAAAACGACAGCCGCGGCACGGATCACGGCACGGCCGCGCCGCACTTCCTCCTGGGTGGCCGGGTGAACGGCGGTTTATACGGCGCCGCGCCCGCACTCTCTCGGCTCGACGGCAACGGCAACCTGCCAATGAACGTGGACTTCCGGCAGCTGTATGCAACTGTTCTGGGGTCCTGGCGCGGCATGAACGCCGACGCCGTTCTCGGCGGCAAGTTTGAAACGCTGCCAATAATGCGCGCCTAGCGAACCCGCCACGTAATCCACAGTTTGCGGATGGGCGTGAGCGCGATGCGCTGATGCAAGACCTTGAAATCCTCGCGCTCGATTTCATCGAGCAAGGCCAGCGATAACGCCGCGTGCGAGCGCAGCACGCGCTGCGTCGGGCGTTCATCGGCGGGAATGGCGGCCAGCGCCTGGTTCAGCGCGTCACGGGCACGGCCCGTCTGGAAGCGCATGAGTTCGGTGAACGCGTCGCTGTATTTGCGGTTGATCAGATCGGCCGCCGTGACGCCGAAGCGCTGCAGTTCGTCGATGGGCAGATAGATGCGGCCATGACGCGCGTCGTCGCCGATGTTTTCCACGCGCTCCGCGAGCATCGAGGCCGAGCCCAGCGCCATCGCCCAGTTTGGAACGTTTTCAGGGTGGCGCGCCGTGGCCCGCGCGACGATCACGGCAAACGCGCCGCCCGCGTTATCCAGATATCGCCGAAGACCCGCCCAGTCGATATATCGCGCCTGCTCCAGGTCGAGTTCATAGCCATCGACCATGTTGCCGACATATCCGCGGCCTTCGTCGTCAAGGACCGGCGTGCCGGCCTGATGCGCCGCGATGGCCTTCGTGACCGGGTGCGCCGGTTCGCCGCCGAAGAGGCTTGCCAGTTCCTTCTGCCACCACGCATGTTTG includes:
- a CDS encoding carboxymuconolactone decarboxylase family protein, with protein sequence MEFLASIKELIPDYAKDIRLNVDGTIARSSLEGNDAVGVALAAAYAAKATKIVTLIRESGVLSAEETNGALTAAALMGMNNVWYPYLEMADNADLKTQPAALRMNAYATHGGLDKRRFEMFALAASIVGKCHFCVKSHYENLVGEGMSTTQLRDVGRIAAVIVAAQLAITAEGK
- a CDS encoding peroxiredoxin; amino-acid sequence: MKTVGDKVEAFTVTAAKPGFNNHEENGVSAFEEITEQSFPGKWKILYFYPKDFTFVCPTEIVEFGKLNGDFADRDAVLLGGSVDNEFVKLAWRREHKDLSKLNHYSFGDVKGELIDQLGVRDKEAGVALRATFIIDPDNVIQHVSVNNLNVGRSPEEVLRILDGLQTDELCPCNRAVGGTTL
- a CDS encoding DUF1501 domain-containing protein — protein: MAPSTIAVARQVQPAAQGMVLILVELKGGDDGLNTVIPFADPAYADLRPTIGIHRDHVLQLDERSGLHPAMQPLMPLWRDGQLAIVQGIGYPQQNLSHFRSMEIWDTASHADQYLRDGWLARAFGAGGFETTLPADPIGTSIKTAMEALASTRALSVIRLTLNGFDTHQNQPIQHARLLGQLSNGLAAVRSALTELGRWNDTLVMTYSEFGRCPRENDSRGTDHGTAAPHFLLGGRVNGGLYGAAPALSRLDGNGNLPMNVDFRQLYATVLGSWRGMNADAVLGGKFETLPIMRA
- a CDS encoding ATP-binding protein produces the protein MRIDRRLLTLAFGGLFWRTFALIALLIAVSIAAWFQSFRVIEREPRAQRVALQLVAVVKLTRTALLYSDPDLRRALLQDLESNEGVRVYPRETTDKYRLQPDESLNRLIERDVRGRLGNDTVIAQSVNDIPGVWISFKIDDDDYWVALDRDQLDTVTGLQWAGWGIFALALSLFGAAFITSLVNRPFARLALAARKVGSGQSPEPLPERGMGVAAETNRSFNQMVQDLEQLDADRALMLAGISHDLRTPLARLRLETEMSPSDEATKLAMVDDIEQMDMIIGRFLDYARPMQRMAEAVDLSMIGGEMTARFLTEEGVVMKTDLAQGAIVEGDPTDVRRVIGNLLENARKYGRSAADDVARITLQTRVNHGRVELSVMDEGRGIPEDQVALITRPFYRVDTARTQANGTGLGMAIVQRLVTRQRGTLRLRNRSPHPGFEVTIDFPAMEKRTLRS
- the ispF gene encoding 2-C-methyl-D-erythritol 2,4-cyclodiphosphate synthase, whose amino-acid sequence is MDFRIGQGYDVHQLVEGRPLIIGGVTIPYERGLLGHSDADVLLHAITDALFGAAAMGDIGRHFPDTDAEFSGADSRVLLREAFARVSEAGFAIMNVDSTVIAQAPKLAPFIEAIRANIAGDLELPLSRVNVKAKTNEKLGYLGRKEGIEAQAAVLLMRTGIDA
- the ispD gene encoding 2-C-methyl-D-erythritol 4-phosphate cytidylyltransferase; protein product: MTSRLFALIPCAGSGSRSGAPMPKQYQTVGRHPMLRYSLAAFDACSEFAQTLVVLAPNDHHFDDRRFAGLRFAVQRCGGATRQASVFNGLAALAGFGAREDDWVLVHDAARPGLTPEMVRKLVGELKNDPVGGILALPVADTLKRIEAEGTAHDEGRIARTESRNGLWQAQTPQMFRLGMLRDAITRARQDGHDLTDEASAIEWLGHAPRLIQGSLRNFKVTYPEDFALATAMLGAV
- a CDS encoding squalene/phytoene synthase family protein; the encoded protein is MAFFLGGTLSASRRCQFIAVNFDDYCQQKAAPDGSSTYYALRRAPASRRPLLTALHALRRELEETAKETSDPTIGRTKHAWWQKELASLFGGEPAHPVTKAIAAHQAGTPVLDDEGRGYVGNMVDGYELDLEQARYIDWAGLRRYLDNAGGAFAVIVARATARHPENVPNWAMALGSASMLAERVENIGDDARHGRIYLPIDELQRFGVTAADLINRKYSDAFTELMRFQTGRARDALNQALAAIPADERPTQRVLRSHAALSLALLDEIEREDFKVLHQRIALTPIRKLWITWRVR
- the ompR gene encoding osmolarity response regulator transcription factor OmpR, which codes for METKNPSKILVVDDDPRLRDLLRRYLGEQGFNVYVAENAPSMNKLWVRERFDLLVLDLMLPGEDGLSICRRLRGSNDRTPIIMLTAKGEDVDRIVGLEMGADDYLPKPFNPRELVARIHAVLRRQSPSELPGAPSETAEVFEFGEFALNLATRTLTKNGQEIPLTTGEFSVLKVFARHPRAPLSREKLMELARGREYEVFDRSLDVQISRLRKLIEPDPSSPRFIQTVWGLGYVFIPDGAA